In Fibrobacter sp. UWP2, the sequence GGGGCGTGGGCACGCACGTGGACTTCGTTCAAAACAGTCTGCTTGCAAACGCACTTTTTGCCATGGAAAACGTTCGCGTCAATCATCATACGGTCGCGAGTCGAAAAATCGCCGACGGCAAGCGCGTTCAGGGTGTTCTTCAAATCTTCTACGCGGGTCTCGGCCAAAAAGCCAACCCGTCCCGCGTTCACTCCAAGAATCGGTATTTTGTAGCCGAGGGCGATATGCGCCGCGGTCAACACCGTGCCGTCGCCACCAATGGCCAAAAGCAAGTCGCACTTGTGGAGCCCCGCCTCCTTGACCACGCGAATGGGCTTGTTCACCAGCTCGCGCAAACTTTCGAGGGCAAAGAACGTCACCTCGCGGTGAGTCATCGCCCATACCGTAATCTGGTTCAGGGCACAAGCGAGGTCGGCACTCTTGTCTTTAAAGCCGACAATGCCAATCTTTTTGAACGTCATTCTTGAGCCTCCTTCTCGGTCTCCAGCACTTGCTTGAGCTTGTCCAAGATTCCCGGGTAACTCGCTTCCACCAGTTCGCTGTGGCCCACAGGTTCGTCGTTCTGCAAAGCGAGCGAAAGCACCGAGAGGGCAAGCCCAATGGCAGGCCATTCACCGCCGTCAAAGTCGCTGCCGTTCACAATGGTTTCCATGCCGCGGATCACCAGGCCGTCGTCGTACACGCCCACTTCCACACCGGTCTTGCGCAGGTTCTCTGCCAAGAACTCGTTAACGGGGCGCATACGCTCGCGCACTTCCTTGGGCAAACGTAAAATGGTCTCGCCCTCGGCAAAGCAGGCCGCCACCGCCAAAAGCGCATATTCCTCGAATCCGGTCGCGATGGTGTCTTCGCCAAAGCGGCGACCCTGCAGGCGTTTGCCCGCTTCCATCGGGAACACTTCCACGTCACCGAACACGTCGCCGAACTTTTCGCGGCGGGTCACGGTCTCCACGTTGGCGCCCATGCGCTTGAGGCAAGTGAGCGCCCCGGCGCGGGTCGAATTCAGGTCGACATTTAAAAGGCGGACCACGTTCTCCTTGGGCATGTTCCCCACCGTGGTCAAAACCGCAAGGGCCGTGGCCTCGGTCGTATCGCCCGGCACATAGTAGTCGCGGGCGGTAATCACGCGGGTTTCGCTCATCTCGGTGAACTGCGTGCGTTCAATCTTTTTGCCCTGCGCCATCATGAGGCGACGTTCGAACTCGCTCAGCTGTTCCATGCCGCGGCCTTCGTACTTGAGGTCCACGCCAAAGTACATGAGCATCTTGGTCAGTTGGTCATGAACCGAGACCTTCTCCTCGAAACTCAGGTACTCGTTGCGGACGAGCGAACGCAACAGCAATCGGTTGCGCATGGCATAAGGGATGCCCCCCAGCGAATCCTTTTTGATGGCGACGTCCGCCTCGTCAAAACGGAACACGAACTTCGCCGGCCCATCGGTCTCGACCTTCACCTTGAAGTACTTGAGCAGCGACGCCTTGGCTGCGACCACCTTGGCGACGCCTTCCCTGTCGGGCTCGGCAGCAAGGGTGTAAAGCTGTTCGGTGTCCTTGCTCGCGAGCGTCCACAGCAAAACGTTCTCGGGTTCGTCAAAATCAAACGGGAGCATGGATGGGAGGCTGTACTGGTAGCCCATGCCGTCAAGCACCAGCTGGTGCCCGCTCTGCGCGTAGTTTAGCCCAAATTCCTTGAGGGCGCAGGCAAATCGCTCCGACCCGCTGGCCCAGGCAAAATCCTCAAGCACGGTACGCCCGTTCACCAGGAGTCCCATCACCAGCGTCAAGTTCATGCGTTCACGGTCGGGGTTCAGCAAAAAATCCATTAACGTTCCTTTACTTCGTAGCCCAGGTAGTTAAGCAGCTTAACCGCCCTCACGGCCTCATCCTGCGTTTTGAACGCGAGCAGCAACGTGCCCGCCACGTTCTCGCGGACCTTCATCAATTCAATATCGCGAATGTTGATGCCCTCTTGCGCCAAGGGCTCCATCACGCTGAGGAGCGCCCCCGGTTTATCCTTGAGCATCACGGTAATCTCGAAGAAAGCGACCGAGGCGTTGCGGCCAGGCACAAAGAGGCTGGCGCGGCCATCGTTCCCGGCCTTGAAAATCCCCGCCAGGGCGGCGCTGTTATCGGCGGCACAGTCCTTCCCCGTAAAATCGCCGCCAGCGGGCTTGCCGTCTTCAACGACCTTGAGCGAATTCATCGCATCGATGGTCCTGTTCAAGCCGTCGCGCACACCGGTCAGGGCGCGCACCATCTCGGAGCGATTCGTCACGGCAATGTCGTGCCACATTCCCCACCCGCTCGCGGCAATGCGCGTCATGTCGCGGAAGGCGCGTCCGGCGTAGTGCTGGTAGTTGTGGCTCAGCAAAAATTCGGGCAGGCTCCCCGCCAAGGTGGAGCTCAGCATTTGCGGCATATGACTCACCCAGCCCATGGTCATGTCGTGGTGCTCCGGCGGGAATACCACGGCGCTCGCGCCCAAAAACTTGACGAGTTCAAGGAGCGGGGCGTACACACTCTCGGGAGTTCCCTCGGGAGGGCACACGAACCAGTAGGCGTTCTCGAAAATCGCGGGGTCATTGAACTCACAAGTGCGCTTTTCGGAACCCGCCATGGGGTGGCTACCCACAAACTGGAACGGAGGAGGCAGTTTGGCACCTGCCTTGCATATTTCGACCTTCGTGCTGCCAATATCGCTCACCAGGCAAGTACGTTCAGCGCCTGCGGTGGCCCACGAAACCTTCGAGAGGGAGTCGATGGTCTTTAAAATGTGGAGGATCGGGGCGCACAGCAAAATGAGGTCGCTGTCCTTGGCCCACTGCTCAGTCTCACCGTATTCAAAGAACTCGTCGGCAAGGCCCAGCTCCCCCGCGCGCTTGAGGGTCGCAGGGGAACTCACCGCACGGATGACCGTCGGCAGTTTCGCCTGCTTTATGGCGGCGGCGATGGAACTCGCCAAAAGACCAAAACCCACCAGAGTAACGCGTTTCATTATTCCTCCACCTTGCGGGTCTCTTGCATTATCGCCTTAAAAATATTCTTGATGGACTCTTCGCCGAGCGGTCCCCCGACCTCGACGGCCTTGGCGGCGACCTCGGCGAGCACGGACTCTTCGCGGGCGGAATCGAGCACCGGCAAACCGGCGGCCTTTTTGATTTTACCGATTTCGGCAGCGAAACCCGCCCTCTTGTTCAAAAGACGGATCAGTTCTTCGTTCAGCTCGTCAATACGTTTGCGCCAGTCAGAAATTTCCATAGCGAGAAAGATAGAAAAGACAACCGAAGTCTATGGGACAACCCGGCGTAACTGACGGGGGGACGCCTGTATTTGGACATCCCCCAAAACAATAAAACACATGGTACACTTAATTCATTTTGTCTTTACATAACCTTGTTGGAGAGCCTCCAGCAACCTATTTTAATTGTTGTTATTGTTAGGAGTTTTAAAAATGAACATCAAATCAATCATAACCTGTGGGATGGTTATAGGGATGGCAGCACTGGCAAGCGCAAAGGATTACAGTGGAGCGGAACTCTTCACTCTCGACGAGTTCCAGTACGGCAAATTTGAAGCCCGCATGAAAATGGCAGCCATTTCCGGAACGGTCAGCTCCATGTTCCTCTACCAGAACGGCTCCGAAATCGCTGACGGTAGGCCCTGGGTCGAAGTCGACATCGAGGTTTTGGGCAAGAACCCGAGCAGCTTCCAGTCCAACATCATTACAGGCAAGGCCGGCGCACAAAAAACAAGTGAAGAGCACCACAACGTGAACCCGGCATGCGACCAGGCGTTCCACACCTACGGCCTCGAATGGACCCCGAATTACGTCCGCTGGACCGTGGACGGCGTGGAAGTGCGCAAGACCGAAGGCGGCCAGGTTTCCGACCTCAAGGGCACGCAGGGACTCCGTTTTAACCTCTGGTCCTCCGAAGACCCGAATTGGGTCGGCCAGTTCAACCCCAACCAACTGCCCATTTTCCAGTTCATCAACTGGGTCAAGGCCTACAAGTACACCCCGGGCCAGGGCGAAAACGGCAGCGACTTCACGCTGGACTGGACCGACAACTTTGACACCTTCAACGCCTCCCGCTGGGGCAAGGGCGACTGGACATTTGACGGCAACCGCGTGGACCTCACCGACAAGAACATTTACTCCAAAGATGGCATGCTGATTCTCGCCCTCACCCGCAAGGGCCAGGAGAGCTTCAACGGGCAGGTTCCCAAGGACAACGAGCCGCAGCCCACCGTGAGCAGCTCCAGCCAGGCTCCGGCAAGCTCCAGCAGCCAGCAGGTGTTCCCGCCCGTATCGTCGAGTTCGACCACCGCGATTCCGCAGGCATACGCACAGCCGGCCCCCGCCAAGGTGTACCACCATACGGTGAATGCCAAGGGCGCCCGCGTCAAGGGCAACGAACGCTACCGCGTCAATTTCAAATTCTAATTATCACTCCCCAAACAACAAAGCTCACGCGACTTTATGCCGCGTGAGTTTTTTTTTGCGCTTCGCCCCTTTTATATATATTTAAAACATGCGCAAGGAACTCGCAAACAAACTTTTGGAATTCCCACACAAGGACGGCGACCGCCTCCCCAGCGTCCGCGCACTCATGAAGGCCTACGGGGTCTCGTCAAGCACGGTGCAGGCGGCCCTGCGGATTCTCGAAGGGCAGTCCAAAATTTGCAGCATCCAGGGCAAAGGAACCTTCTGGGCGTCGTCGGGAATCCTGCCCGTAGAGGATTTACCGCTCCCCCGCGAATCGGCAAGCGAAAAGATTTCACGGCTGTTTCGCGAGGACTGGGAACGCGGCTTCCTAAAGACCGATGAGCCGCTCCCCCTCATGAAGGAACTCGCCCAGCGCTACAACGTTTCCCAAGCCGTGTTGCGGCGCTTCCTCGGCAAATCGGTGCGGCAAGGGTTGCTCACCCGCTCTGGGCGGCAGTTCATGTTCACGCAAAGGAAGCATACCCCCGTCCAAAACCCGCTCAGTGAACTCCTGTTCGTGACCCGCTGCAACAGCTGGGGCGGCTTTACCGCCGAGAGCGAACGCGAAATGGACTTTTTGCGCATGGTCTACAAAAAGGCGGGTGCCGACCATTACAAGCTCACCCTGCTGGGCATCACCGAGAACGGCGGCAAACTCATTGACCGGAGCGGCAAGGCCTGCAAACTTTCCGACTTCAAGAACGCCGTGGGAGCCATACTCTCTACGCTTTTGGTGAGCACGCCCCAGCAACTGCTCCAAATTTTTGCAGGAGTCAAGTACCCCGTGGCCGTGTGGTGGGAGCTCCCCGAAGCAAGCCTTCCCCAGCGCTTTTTACACAAGCCCAACTGGACATTCTTCAATTCCACATTCGGGCCCATTCCCGGAATCGAGATGGGCAGGCAGTTGCAGCTGGGAGGCATCACGCAGGTTGCCTACTTTTCGCCATACCACGACAGTTCATGGTCGGTGGACCGCATGGCGGGCCTCAAGGAATCGGGCCTCAGCGTTCTGGACTACACCGACAACGAGTTCGCCAGCCCCTGGGACTACAAGCAAATTGCCCGCAAGACCGTCGAAAAATTCTCGGTGGAAGCTTACGCGCGTGAACTTTTGAAAAAGAAGATTATCGTCCTCACCAGCAGGAACAAGGACTACGAGCAGTTACCCGTGGTGTGCGTGAACGACGAGGTCGCAGGCGTGCTTTTGGAAATGGCAGACGAAGGGAGCCTCAATCTACACGGCAAGATATTCGCCTTCGACAACTCCGCCGAGAGCTACCTGCTGCGTATTCCCTCCTACGACTTCAACACGCAGGCGCTGGTGGACCACATGTTCTACAGCATCGAGAACCCCGACATCCTCGGCAAAAAAAAGGTCCAGCACATTCTGGGCCAGATTGTGGAAAAATAAGCTACCCCTAGAGAATCGAGTCGCCACTACCCTTTTTTCACCAGACGCATAATGCCCTGGCGGTTGAACTCGGGAGCATCCTTGGCAAAGGGGTTTTTGGCTTCGGCACGGAGCGTGAAGACGCCCGCGTCGCCGCAGTCCACCTCGGTACCCGATTTGGGCGAAAGGCCGTCCACAAACAGGCTGTCGGCGGCAACGCCCAGAATGTCGCGCAATTCTTCATCCGACGACGCCGACTTGCCCGAAATGCAGAGGTCCGGCAGGTGGAAGGTCTCGAGGCCCAGCGTGTAGAGCACGTCTTCACCCTCCACGAAATTGATCCACGGGTCCATGGGGAACTCGGCGTCGCCCAGTTCCTCCCGGAAAGCGTCGGCAGTCCACGCCGTGCCCGAGTGCTGCATGTACACGCCCGTGGCGCCGGCGGCAAAGCACTTGAGTATGGCGAGGTTCACCATGCGCAGGTCATCGGCGGTCTTGACCTCGCCCAGCAAGAACAACAGGGACTTGTGGGCGTCAATGGCCGCGGCCGCCTCGACCGAAATCTCCTGGTGCTCCTTGAAAATCTCCGAGAGGCCTGCAGAGGCCGGGTGGCGCACCACGCCAAACTGCACGCTGCACCCGGGTACCATCAGAGTCTTCGCCTCTGGCGTGACCGAAACCGTCTCGGTAAGCATAAAGTTCTCCGTCTCCAAGACAGGGATGGGAAAAGCTAAAACAAACTTGTTCATCATCAAACCTCTTATTTGCGGGCGCTCAGCACCCGGGTGACGGCGTCGCGAAGCAGGTTCTGCTGTGACGGGAGATGCAACTTCACATCCGCATTGAACGCATCTGCAAGGGAGTCGGCATTCAGCGCGTCGGCGGGAATCTGCACGGCGTAGCCCGCCTTGGAAAGCTCGCGTGCCAAAACGATTTGCTCGTACTGCCCCGGCGTGGGCACAAAAATGCACTTGGCGCCCAATACAGCCATGTCCATCACGGTGCTGTAGCCGCCTCGGCTCACCACCCAGTTGGCGCGGAGCACCGCCTGCTTGAACTCCTCGGTGGGCAGGTGGTTGTGGAATTCGATATTGCCTTCGGTCCACCTTTTTTGAGGCGCCGAGGGCTTGCCCAAAATCATCATGTGGCGGCCCGGGATGCACGCCAGGGCTTCGCGAAGCTGCCGTTCGAACTGCGTGCGTGCGGGTTCCACTCCCGAGACAATGGCGACCACGTTCAAGGGGGTTCCCGCGGGCGTGCCCACAACAGAAGTCGTCTCGGAAAAACGTGACAAAGCCCCTACAAAAGTCACCGGGCGCGGCGCTACGTCCACATGCGAAAGCGCACCCGCATAACCGGGAGCCTGCTCCAAGTCGGGCACCCACACCTCATCGAACTTCTTCATTTGCATCGCGTGCCACTTGATGCCCACGCCCTCAAAGGCGGCAAGCGCCGGCGGGAAGGCAATACGGCGCTGGTGCGTCATGTAAATGCTGTAGGCCTTGGGCGAATGGAAAGCAAAACGGTTGTCGGAGAACAGAATGTCGTAGCCGTGACGTTCCACCATCTCTTGGGCATAGCGGCGCTCGTAACGCATCACCGCGTTCAGGTGGGCGCTGTTCTTGAGCAGCCACAAACACATGTTGAACCCATGCCTGGGGTAAACCACGTTGTAGCCGGGGGCTATACGTTGGCGCAATTCCGGGAAAATTTCGCGAAACAGGCTGGCGTTCTGCTTGACCACCGCCAGTTCCACCTCGGCACCCTGCCGCAAAAACTCCCTTACCACGGGCACGCACCTGGTCGCGTGCCCCAGCCCCCAATCCAAAGGGGCTACCAGGATTTTCACCTGGCCTCCAGCCAGGCGTTAGCCCAGTCGCCGTGGTCGCAATCCTTGTCGCCACCCATCTCAATGCGGAGTTTCAAATGAATGGCTCCGTTGAGTTCCACATCCAGCTTTTGCTTTTCGGTGGAATAGAGTTTTTTGGAGCGGGCCAGTTCACGACCGTTCGCCTCAACAACAAAGTAGGCTCCGTCACCGCAGGCGCTCTCGTCATCGAGGCCCACAGTCGCGTGGAAAAAGTCATAGGCGCGAGGCAATTCGTATTCAATGATCGAGTTCGCATGGCTTCCAATACCGTAGCGGAACGGTTCTCCGTCCAGGGTCAGCTTGTGGTGTTCCACCGACTGGTCTACCTCGGGCGAACCCCAGTCCTGCGAGTAGCGGCCCATCTTGAGCGCCGAGAGAAGCGCCACCTTGTCGCCATCGATAAAGAAGTCCTTGTAAATGGGGAGCGTATCGCCGTCGGGCATGGAGCAGCTAAACAGCACGCGGTTCATGCCGTAACGAATGTCCGCCGAATCCAAATGGAGCGTATCGACCTCGTTGGACACGAGCATTTCGGCCTGGGAATCGCCGTTCAGCGTGTATTCGCAGGCAATGGACTCGGGGAAGCGCTTGTTCAACACAAAGCGACCGTCCTCCTGTTCCGAGACAATGAAATTCTGCGCGTACTGCGACACGCCCCTCTTCGAGATAATCTTGTAAATCACCAGCGGGTAGCCAAAGAGTTTGGGCTCGACAAGCACACGCTCGTTCTTGTAGCCGTCCAAAATCTGGTCAATTTGGTCAGTCGTCTTAAAGCCGACTACGCGGCTGTCGCGATTCACCTTGCCGTAGCCGTCTTGACCGCGCACCAGGTAAATGTTGCCGTTCGTCTTTTGCATCCACTCGGCAAACACCTCGGTGCTCCAGCCTTCAAAAGTGCGTTCGCTAAAAGCGCTGTGCCCCTGCGCAAGCATTTGCCAAGGCCTTGAATAAATGAACACCGAGTTTTCGGGGTAAGTCGCGAGTTCGGTATTGAGGAAGTCCTCCTCGCCCAGCAACTTGTTCTTGTAATAGAGCATGTTGTTCTTGTAACTGGGGGCGTGATACAGCATGAGGCCCAAAGACAAGCCGCAGGCGACAAACATCACAATCTTCGCCGCAGCATCGGGCTGCATCTTGGTCGCAAACTGCAGCGCGTCGTAAAGCCCCAGTGCCATGAGCATGGCAAACAGCGGGAGCGCCACCAGCACATAGCGCTGGTTGATGTCAATGGTAAAGGTCCCCGACACGTTCAGCAAAATCACAAAAATCTGGATGCAAAAGAAAATCCCCAAAATGAACCCGCGCACATAACGGCGGGAATAGAACATGCGGAACAACAGCCACGCCGTCGCCGCAAGCAAAATCACGGTAAAGGTCGTGTAGAACGGGTTCTGCATAATGCCGCCAAACGCCGAATCCTGTTCCAGGTTCATCATGACCTCGATATTCGTCTTGAGGTTGAACCACAGGTTCTCAAACGAGTGCGCCGCATGCTCGCCGCCCTGGAAGTCGTAACCGCGGTAGGCCGCCATCGTGTTGATGGAGGGCCAGCTCACCGCCACAACCGCCGTCACAAAGGCGGGCAAACGGTAGGGTTTCTCGAGAAAATAGCGGTAATAATAGAGGGCAAACGGGATAAACGCAAACACCGTCTCTTGGCGGGTCTGGGCAAAAAAGCCGAGCAGCGGCACCGTGAGCACAAAATGCTTCCACGTCACCTTGTTCGTGGGCACAAAGGCATACCACGCCATGAGCGCCGCCAAAAGGAATATGTAAAGGACCTCGGTTGAGGCCGATCGCGCCTGCAAAAGGTAAATGGGCATGCCGCCCAAAAACGCCACAGCTGCAAGCGCGATTTTGTCGCTCTTGAACCACCGCGTAAGCGCAAAGAAGAACGCGATGAGACTCAATATGTAAAACGGGTAGTTCACCAGGAGGGCGGTATCGCGATTGGGTTCCATAAAATTGAACACCAGCGAATACACAAAGCCAAGCGCCTTGCCCTTGAAGTTGTTCACTTCCGTTTTGCAGTCGAGTACGCCGTCAACCCAAACGCCCTCGTTGCAAATACCACCCGTGTGTTCAAAGTACATTTGGAGGCCCATCGACTCCCAGCTGGTCTCGTCAGAGAGCACGCGGTGGGTGTTGCCGATGTTGTCGAACATGAACACCGAAAAAACAATGAGGAGGATGGCAAGCCCGCAGAGCCCCTTGCCCCGCGGCAAATACCCGCGGAAGTTCTTCGCCACAAAAGGCATATTGATAACAACGCCTGCAATGAGCAGAACAAAGGTCAACAATATGCTGTAGTAGCCCCAGTCAATGTCCCAGCGGCGGGCATACGATACCGAGAGGTTGTTAAAGATGAGGAACGAGGCCACAAGAATCGTAAACGTGACTGCAGCCATCACCGCCTGGGGCTTGCCCAGGTGCAGCGACGCCACCCAATCTTTAACAAGTTCAACCACAGATTTCTTTGGCTGTTTCGTCTCTGCAGGCATCTCTGCCGTTTTCTTTTTATTTGAATTCTTCATACACAAAAAAGATAGATTTTAGCCTTTTTTCAATCAACTAGTTGGCGCTAATGCCAAGCCTTTCCATCGCGATTTTTTTGCCGGTCTGTACGTCGGACTTGCCGCTCCCAAGCCTCGGGAGTTCATCGACTTTCACAACCGCACCCGGCACCATCAAAGGCGGGAGGCCAATCTGGCGGAGCATGCCCTTGACCTCCTCCTCGCTCTGTTCGCCCGCATAAATGAGGACGATCTTTTCGCCCTTGGAACCGTCGGGAACCGACACAGCAAAATGGTTGATCGAATCAAAGTCCGCGTTCTCCGAAATCTTGAAGTCCACGGCGCCAAGGCTAATCATTTCGCCACCGATCTTGGCAAAGCGACTGTAGCGGTCCACAATCGTAATAAAGCCGTCTTCGTCCACATGGCC encodes:
- a CDS encoding family 16 glycosylhydrolase; translation: MNIKSIITCGMVIGMAALASAKDYSGAELFTLDEFQYGKFEARMKMAAISGTVSSMFLYQNGSEIADGRPWVEVDIEVLGKNPSSFQSNIITGKAGAQKTSEEHHNVNPACDQAFHTYGLEWTPNYVRWTVDGVEVRKTEGGQVSDLKGTQGLRFNLWSSEDPNWVGQFNPNQLPIFQFINWVKAYKYTPGQGENGSDFTLDWTDNFDTFNASRWGKGDWTFDGNRVDLTDKNIYSKDGMLILALTRKGQESFNGQVPKDNEPQPTVSSSSQAPASSSSQQVFPPVSSSSTTAIPQAYAQPAPAKVYHHTVNAKGARVKGNERYRVNFKF
- a CDS encoding prephenate dehydrogenase/arogenate dehydrogenase family protein, encoding MKRVTLVGFGLLASSIAAAIKQAKLPTVIRAVSSPATLKRAGELGLADEFFEYGETEQWAKDSDLILLCAPILHILKTIDSLSKVSWATAGAERTCLVSDIGSTKVEICKAGAKLPPPFQFVGSHPMAGSEKRTCEFNDPAIFENAYWFVCPPEGTPESVYAPLLELVKFLGASAVVFPPEHHDMTMGWVSHMPQMLSSTLAGSLPEFLLSHNYQHYAGRAFRDMTRIAASGWGMWHDIAVTNRSEMVRALTGVRDGLNRTIDAMNSLKVVEDGKPAGGDFTGKDCAADNSAALAGIFKAGNDGRASLFVPGRNASVAFFEITVMLKDKPGALLSVMEPLAQEGINIRDIELMKVRENVAGTLLLAFKTQDEAVRAVKLLNYLGYEVKER
- a CDS encoding NPCBM/NEW2 domain-containing protein, which gives rise to MKNSNKKKTAEMPAETKQPKKSVVELVKDWVASLHLGKPQAVMAAVTFTILVASFLIFNNLSVSYARRWDIDWGYYSILLTFVLLIAGVVINMPFVAKNFRGYLPRGKGLCGLAILLIVFSVFMFDNIGNTHRVLSDETSWESMGLQMYFEHTGGICNEGVWVDGVLDCKTEVNNFKGKALGFVYSLVFNFMEPNRDTALLVNYPFYILSLIAFFFALTRWFKSDKIALAAVAFLGGMPIYLLQARSASTEVLYIFLLAALMAWYAFVPTNKVTWKHFVLTVPLLGFFAQTRQETVFAFIPFALYYYRYFLEKPYRLPAFVTAVVAVSWPSINTMAAYRGYDFQGGEHAAHSFENLWFNLKTNIEVMMNLEQDSAFGGIMQNPFYTTFTVILLAATAWLLFRMFYSRRYVRGFILGIFFCIQIFVILLNVSGTFTIDINQRYVLVALPLFAMLMALGLYDALQFATKMQPDAAAKIVMFVACGLSLGLMLYHAPSYKNNMLYYKNKLLGEEDFLNTELATYPENSVFIYSRPWQMLAQGHSAFSERTFEGWSTEVFAEWMQKTNGNIYLVRGQDGYGKVNRDSRVVGFKTTDQIDQILDGYKNERVLVEPKLFGYPLVIYKIISKRGVSQYAQNFIVSEQEDGRFVLNKRFPESIACEYTLNGDSQAEMLVSNEVDTLHLDSADIRYGMNRVLFSCSMPDGDTLPIYKDFFIDGDKVALLSALKMGRYSQDWGSPEVDQSVEHHKLTLDGEPFRYGIGSHANSIIEYELPRAYDFFHATVGLDDESACGDGAYFVVEANGRELARSKKLYSTEKQKLDVELNGAIHLKLRIEMGGDKDCDHGDWANAWLEAR
- a CDS encoding chorismate mutase — translated: MEISDWRKRIDELNEELIRLLNKRAGFAAEIGKIKKAAGLPVLDSAREESVLAEVAAKAVEVGGPLGEESIKNIFKAIMQETRKVEE
- a CDS encoding GntR family transcriptional regulator, producing the protein MRKELANKLLEFPHKDGDRLPSVRALMKAYGVSSSTVQAALRILEGQSKICSIQGKGTFWASSGILPVEDLPLPRESASEKISRLFREDWERGFLKTDEPLPLMKELAQRYNVSQAVLRRFLGKSVRQGLLTRSGRQFMFTQRKHTPVQNPLSELLFVTRCNSWGGFTAESEREMDFLRMVYKKAGADHYKLTLLGITENGGKLIDRSGKACKLSDFKNAVGAILSTLLVSTPQQLLQIFAGVKYPVAVWWELPEASLPQRFLHKPNWTFFNSTFGPIPGIEMGRQLQLGGITQVAYFSPYHDSSWSVDRMAGLKESGLSVLDYTDNEFASPWDYKQIARKTVEKFSVEAYARELLKKKIIVLTSRNKDYEQLPVVCVNDEVAGVLLEMADEGSLNLHGKIFAFDNSAESYLLRIPSYDFNTQALVDHMFYSIENPDILGKKKVQHILGQIVEK
- a CDS encoding glycosyltransferase, with the translated sequence MKILVAPLDWGLGHATRCVPVVREFLRQGAEVELAVVKQNASLFREIFPELRQRIAPGYNVVYPRHGFNMCLWLLKNSAHLNAVMRYERRYAQEMVERHGYDILFSDNRFAFHSPKAYSIYMTHQRRIAFPPALAAFEGVGIKWHAMQMKKFDEVWVPDLEQAPGYAGALSHVDVAPRPVTFVGALSRFSETTSVVGTPAGTPLNVVAIVSGVEPARTQFERQLREALACIPGRHMMILGKPSAPQKRWTEGNIEFHNHLPTEEFKQAVLRANWVVSRGGYSTVMDMAVLGAKCIFVPTPGQYEQIVLARELSKAGYAVQIPADALNADSLADAFNADVKLHLPSQQNLLRDAVTRVLSARK
- a CDS encoding NAD(+)/NADH kinase → MTFKKIGIVGFKDKSADLACALNQITVWAMTHREVTFFALESLRELVNKPIRVVKEAGLHKCDLLLAIGGDGTVLTAAHIALGYKIPILGVNAGRVGFLAETRVEDLKNTLNALAVGDFSTRDRMMIDANVFHGKKCVCKQTVLNEVHVRAHAPERMVNVNVEYNGSALTEYWADSLLVSTPTGSTAYNLAAGGPIIHPSTPAVVLTPVAPSSLSMRPLVLSLSPKTLKIASAIKSPVDLVFDGRIARVMKPGESVVLAESKAVTTFIRMRHTGFVGALKEKLGWTGKPRLA
- a CDS encoding 3-phosphoshikimate 1-carboxyvinyltransferase, giving the protein MDFLLNPDRERMNLTLVMGLLVNGRTVLEDFAWASGSERFACALKEFGLNYAQSGHQLVLDGMGYQYSLPSMLPFDFDEPENVLLWTLASKDTEQLYTLAAEPDREGVAKVVAAKASLLKYFKVKVETDGPAKFVFRFDEADVAIKKDSLGGIPYAMRNRLLLRSLVRNEYLSFEEKVSVHDQLTKMLMYFGVDLKYEGRGMEQLSEFERRLMMAQGKKIERTQFTEMSETRVITARDYYVPGDTTEATALAVLTTVGNMPKENVVRLLNVDLNSTRAGALTCLKRMGANVETVTRREKFGDVFGDVEVFPMEAGKRLQGRRFGEDTIATGFEEYALLAVAACFAEGETILRLPKEVRERMRPVNEFLAENLRKTGVEVGVYDDGLVIRGMETIVNGSDFDGGEWPAIGLALSVLSLALQNDEPVGHSELVEASYPGILDKLKQVLETEKEAQE